The genomic segment ATCTGCAAAGTCGTGTATGAATCTTTCCAGCCGAATGATACCCTCTTCCTGACGCCCACGATGCGTACGCAAACAGTGAACATGGATACGTTCCAAGCAttgcagctgctcgatgtgccGGGGAGTGCCCTTGCGAACTGGGTCACCGATAGTCCACGCGCATCGGACGCGGACGAGCGCGGGCCGCGTACCAAGATGGCCTTCGATATACCATGGACGGATGTGAGCGCCGTGATTTATGtcgtggatgcgcaggacgAGTACTTTGATGCcctcgtgcgcctgaaTGCTGTGATAGTCGCTGCGTACATGGAGAATCCTGATATTCATGTGCACGTATTCATCAACAAGGTCGATGGACTGAGTGAGGACTACAAGTACGATACGCAGCGCGATATCGAGCAGCGTGTCTACGAGGGTCTGCTCAACTcgacgcacgagctgcaAGGTGTTCTGGACGAAGATACGCGCCTCGACAAGGCGGTGCGTCTGCATTTTTACCTGACGTCCGTGTTCGATGCGAGTGCATTTTTGGCCTTTTCGCgtatccagcagcgcctcttgcaGGGGACAGAGAGCGAAGTACAGCATGCGCCCCCGGGCATGGTCAGCTTGTCGGATGCCCTCGAGACGGCGTGTAACCTGCTGTGCACGGCGTGCTACTTTGAAAAGGCGTACGTCTTTGATGTGCCGAGCCGGACGTTTGTCGGGTGCGATACGTCGCCCTtcgatgcgtcgctgtACAATATCGTGTTTCGGTACATGCACTTTTTGCTCCAGTTTTCGGAGCTGTACGCCCAGGTGCCTGATGCCGTCGAGCACCCTGTCCGCACCCGCGATTGGTCTACGAGTGTGATGCGACTCAGTCACGACACGACGGTCGCGTTTTGGCAGCTTGATCACCACCTGGCGCTTCTCGCCGTCGTTCACACCAATGTGCAACTGCGCAACGCCACCATTCTCGACTACAACCTCGGCCTGTTCCGTGACGCGGTGGCGCAACTGGCCGCCTTGGCTCGCTCGTAGATCACGTGGAGGCCACGCGCCTCGGTCGTTCTTGCCACCATGAGCGCTGACGTCGCTGTGCCGATGCCGGCGCGGTCGGTGAGGTACTGCGAGATCTGCTCGTTCCCATACGAATACTGTGAATATGGCTCGTCGCTGTCGAAGTGCAAGGCGAATCTGGAGCTCAAAGATGCC from the Malassezia restricta chromosome II, complete sequence genome contains:
- a CDS encoding Ras-related GTP-binding protein C/D, which gives rise to MAGVAPQDDAVTDAARRKILMIGPRRAGKTSICKVVYESFQPNDTLFLTPTMRTQTVNMDTFQALQLLDVPGSALANWVTDSPRASDADERGPRTKMAFDIPWTDVSAVIYVVDAQDEYFDALVRLNAVIVAAYMENPDIHVHVFINKVDGLSEDYKYDTQRDIEQRVYEGLLNSTHELQGVLDEDTRLDKAVRLHFYLTSVFDASAFLAFSRIQQRLLQGTESEVQHAPPGMVSLSDALETACNLLCTACYFEKAYVFDVPSRTFVGCDTSPFDASLYNIVFRYMHFLLQFSELYAQVPDAVEHPVRTRDWSTSVMRLSHDTTVAFWQLDHHLALLAVVHTNVQLRNATILDYNLGLFRDAVAQLAALARS